AAAAATCCACGTCGATGTTGCCGTCTAATATTTGCTACGTATCTCTTATGACCTTCCAGGCCATTGTGTAGATGTTCAAGCGCAATTCTAAGCTTAGTTGACCACAACGAATCGCCAATAAGATTGCTGATTTCATCGACGGCCTGGATCGCTTGGCCTATTTCACTCGTCATTACAAATCTAGTAGCAATGTTTTTTCGGCGAACAAAGTCATCGACAGCTTTTCGCTCGAGATTTATTCTTGAGACCAGCCATAGTAATTCTTTTCTAAGTGCAATTCTGGGACCGCCGGGGCGATGGTGCAAATAGTCTGTATTAATTGGCTTGTTGAAAAAAGACGGTGTCTTGAGGCGAATGTAGTTGTTGGCCCAGTCGAGAAAGTGCGAGAAGTCGCTTTCTCGCAAAAACTTTCGCGCCTCCAAATAGCAGTCGTTTATCGCTATTCGATAGTAACGAAGATCTTCCTCAGGATTTGGAGGTTTTTTAAGCTCTTTCTTGCCGGTTTTGTACCGGGTCTTGCCAACATAATCAGAGACAGCTCCGCGGATGCGATTCTGCATCTCTGCCATGCCATTATATGCCATTCGAATTTGCTCTGAGTCGAGAAATGATTGCACTTTGTTTAGGGCAGATTTGGATCCCCTTCAACACGTCGGTTTATTGCGCGAGTTGAGATGCTGAGACGCGATCAATTTCCCGTCCCATTTAATTGGATGCCGTCTCTTTGAGCCTATCCAACGCGGCAGGGGTCAGCTCGGTTTAATTTAGTTTTTGTGCGAGTTTGCCTCTGTCAGCGTGCGCATATCGCAGCAGCATTCGAATGTCCCGATGCCCACTGATTGACGCTACCTCTGGTACGGTAAGGCCTTTCTCGAAAAACCGGGAAATCGCCTCATGCCGTAGGTCGTGGAAGTGCAAATCGTCAACCTTTGCCCGCTTCGCCAGCTTGTCCCATGCAAGGCGTACTGCAACCGGGGTGATCGGAAAAATACGTGCATTCTGTACTCTGGCCTTGTCGTTCATCGCGGCAATCCTTGTCTCAAGGATTTCCACCGCCAGCAACGAAAGCGGAATGGTCCTTGAATGACCGTTCTTCGAATCCCGAATGGTTGCCGTGCAGCGCTCAATGTCCACGTCACGGAACCGCAGGGCAATAATCTCCCCCCTTCTCATGGCCGTTTCCAGCGCCAGCCTAACGATTGGGATCAGCAGGGGGTTTCTTGTCTTTCGCCCTGCTTCCAGTAGCTTTGCGAACTCGCCTTCCCTTAGCCGTCTATCCCTCTTGTTATCCGTGACCTTCAAGGCAAGGTCGGTAAGTGGATTGCTGCGGAGGGGGAGATTCCAATCCAGCCTTGCGATCTCAAACATGTTGCTGAGCGGAGCGATTTGGCGCTTTAGCGATTTTGTTGTGATCGTTTTCAGCCGCTCGTCTCGATAGGTGGCAAAGTCGGCTGTTGTCAGTTCCGAGAGACGCTTTTTGCAAATCTTGTGCCGCAGGAAGGCTTCGAGAACGATCCTCTCGATTTCGGCCCCTTTCTTAACGGGCACGATTTCGTCAATATATCGCTGGACAAGCTTGGCGAGGGTGATCCTCTCCAATTCCTTTCTGTCAGGTCCAAGCTCTGCCCTGTCTGCCAGTCTCTCTTGGTGCCTTGCCCATTCCTTGGCGTCTGCAAGGAGTGTGAATGTTTTGGTTGAGGGGGCAACGCCCGTCCTGCGAACCTGCACCTGGTATTTGTTGCGGTGCTTCCGAATTGTGGCCATGACGAACCCTTTGCTGTGACCAGAGTGTGACCAGCAGCCAAATCCAGGGTCTTTCGATGGAGTTTCTTGTGATAGCTAACCTTTTGAAAACGCTATCAGAAGAAGGATGGTGGGCGTGACAAGGATTGAACTTGTGACCCCTGCAATGTCAATGCAGTGCTCTCCCGCTGAGCTACACGCCCATCCGAAGCCGCGCATACACCATTTTTGGTCCGGCGCGTCAATAGCGGGAATAAGAAAAGAAAGCTCCGTTTTGCCGCAGCGGCGGGAGGCCGATGCCCGAAGCGCGTCGCGTCGAAAAGGATTTCGAGCGACGCGCCTCAGGTCTCTGTTTCATGCATGTCGTATCCCAAAACCGCGGCACGCTTTTGGGCGACATGCATTGGCCGGAAAATCTCTCAGGCGGCCTGCAACATCTTCTCGACCTCGTTGACGAGGTCGCGCAGGTGGAACGGCTTCGACAGCACCTTGGCGTCCTTGGGCGCCTTGGAATCCGGATTGAGCGCGACGGCGGCAAAGCCGGTGATGAACATCACCTTGAGGTCCGGATCGATCTCGGTGGCGCGGCGGGCAAGCTCGATGCCGTCCATCTCCGGCATGACGATGTCGGTCAGAAGCAGCGAGAAAGGCTCCTCGCGCAGCCGCTCATAGGCGCTGGCGCCATTGTCGAAATCGCTTACCTGGTAACCGGCTCGTTCGAGCGCCTTGACGAGGAAGCGGCGCATATCGTCGTCGTCTTCCGCCAGCAGAATGCGTGCCATCATATCCCGTCCGAATCACCCACCCCAAGCCTGCCGCCGGGCAAGGCCGTTAACCATCCTGTATATGAGGAGGAGACGGTAAACATCAAGTGAACGTTGGGTTGGTGCCTACCACCTCGCGCAGCCTTTTGGTGAGGCCGAAATGCTGGACATGCCGGACGCAAGATGGCAGTTTTGCGTAATGATGCAGTGCTTGATCCTGGTTCGTTCAAATTGAAGACGGCAGCCGAGGATTTTTCGGTCGTACCACCCTTCGAAATCCGATCGGGCGCCGAGCAGCGCGTACCTTTCCTGTTCAATTCGCCGCATAGCGGCCGCCACTATCCCGAGCGCTTCCTGGCCATGGCGCGGCTCGACCGCAACGCCATTCGCCGGTCGGAGGACTGCTATGTCGATGAGCTTTTCGGCGGCGCCGTCGCGCTCGGCGCGCCGATGCTGGCGGCGAACTTCCCGCGCGCCTACCTCGACGTCAACCGCGAGCCATGGGAGCTCGATCCGCGCATGTTCGCGGAGCCGGTGCCGTCCTTCTGCAACATCCGTTCGGCCCGCGTCGCGGGCGGCTTGGGCACGGTGCCGAAGCTGGTGGGGGAGGGGCTCGACATCTATCCCGGGCGCCTGCCTCTGGCCGAGGCCGTGGGACGCATCGAGGCCGTCTACAAGCCGTATCACGAGACGCTGAAGCGGCTATTGACCAGGACTCACGCCAGGTTCGGCTACGCCGTACTGATCGACTGCCATTCGATGCCGGCCAGCATCCGCGTCGGCGACAATGGCGCGCGGCCGGATTTCATCATCGGCGATCGCTTCGGCATTTCAGCGTCCGCGGCTCTGACCGAGACGGCGATCGGCCTGCTCACCGGCATGGGCTACGCGGTCGCGCACAACAAGCCTTATGCCGGCGGCTTCATCACCGAGCATTACGGGCGGCCGGCGCGTCATCTCCACGCGCTGCAGATCGAGGTCAATCGCGGACTTTACATGAACGAGCGGACGTTCCAGAAGTCGGCCGGCTTCGACACGCTGGCCGACAACTTGACGCGGTTTTCGGCCGAGCTGATGTCGATGCCCGACCACAATTTCGTCGACCTGCCGCTCGCCGCGGAATGATCGCAACCCGACGTTTCGCGGCTTAAAAAAAGACCGCATCGCTTTCACGACACGGTCGAAGTCTAGGGAGGAAACGCCCAAGGAGGGCATGGACAGGATAAGCTGTCCGAGAACAAAACTATTGTGCGATGCACAAATGTCAATCGACTTCGGGCTTTTTTAATTCAATATGATGTGCAAATTCCGTTTCGACGGCTGAGGTGTGACATTCGGGCAACAAATGCGCGATGCCTGACCGGCCTTTGCGCCTTTGCTCCGGGCAGAAAACGGCGGCCGCCGGCTGCCGCAAGGGGAGAGTGAGTTGGATATCAGCATCGACTTCATGCGGCGCATCGCGCGTGCCGCCGCCGCGGAGACCTTGCCGCGCTTCCGCAGCCAGGGCGCGGTCGCCAACAAACTGGCGGAAAGCTTCGATCCGGTGACCGAGGCCGACCGCGAGGCCGAGCGGGCGATCCGGGCGCTGATAGCGGCGGAATACCCCGATCATGGCATCCTCGGCGAGGAGCATGGCAGCGAAAACCTGTCGAGCCGGCATGTCTGGGTCATCGACCCGATCGACGGCACGCGCGCCTTCATCTCCGGCTTGCCGGTATGGGGAACGCTTGTCGGGCTGACGGTCGACGGCGATGCCGTCGCCGGCCTGATGTCGCAGCCTTTCACCGGCGAGCTGTTCTATGCCAATGCCTCCGGTTCGCACTACGAAGGCCCGGGCGGTCCGCGCGAGCTCACGACCCGCAAGACGACGGACCTCTCCAAGGCGACGCTGTTCACCACCACGCCGGCGCTGTTCAAGGGCGAGGCGCGAAGCCGCTACGACCAGTTCGAGAAGCAGGTGCAACTCGCCCGCTACGGCACGGACTGCTATGCCTTCGCGATGATCGCGGCGGGAAGCGTCGACATCGTCGCCGATCCGGGCTTGAAACCCTACGACATCGTGGCGCTGATCCCGATCATCGAGAAGGCGGGCGGCGTCGTCACCACCTTCGAGGGCGGGCCTGCGGAAAACGGCGGCGACATATTGGCGGCGGCGACGCCGGAATTGCACGCCGCGGCGATGGCGGCGCTGCGCGGCTGATCATCCGGCGTGCCTCAGTGTCTGTGCGCGGTGGAAACCACAGCGCGGAAGGAGCCGCTCTCTCAGCTGTCGGCGGGCCGGGCGTCGGTGCGACGCAGGCCCCACAAAATGAGCGCGAAGGCGGTGAGGCCGGTCGGCGCGGACGAATAACCGACGACCTTGATCACGGCTTCCTGAAACGCGCTCCCGTGGGAGGCTCCAGCCGCCAAAGGCATCGTCTCGTTGCCGGCTCCCCAGGCGCTGGCGATCACGTAGGCCGCCAGGATGGCCAAGGCCGAATAGATCAGGAGCCAGAACGCGACCCGCGACGTCGCCGCACCGAGATTGAGCCTGGACCATGTGAGACCCAGCGCCAGCAGGAGAACGCCTTGCAGGGCGCTAAGCGTGTGTGCGGACAGTCCGAGCCGCGGCGCGGCGAGGTAGGGTATCGCAAACCCTTCGAACGAGGAAAACAAGAGCAGGGCGACGCCAATCTGCAGCAGACGGTGCCCCTGACGTGACAGCGTGCTCGATGCGTCCATGGCCGTCTCTCCCATCTCCAATTGGCGTCTGACCTCTTTGGGCAGCAACTAGCGCTCGACGGCTGGACGGGAATAAGGCGCCGCGCCGCGCCGAGGGCATGACGGCGGGCTGGGCCAATCGGGTCGTGAAAACTCGCTCGCTGTCGTGACCCGCGGTGCGCCGGCGAAGCGGTCAAACAGCGTCGCCGGTTCCCGGAATGAACGCATCGAAGGCCGCGAGCAGTTGCTCGCGGAATAGATCCTTCTCCTGCAGTATCTCGTGATGCGCGCCGTCGATCATCAAAAGCGAGCCGACGCGCAGCCGCCGGGCATAGGATTCCACCGCCTTGGTCGAGACGACCTGGTCGGCGCCGGCCGCGACAATCAGCATCGGCACCTGGATCCTTGCCATGAAATCGGGATCGCTGACCGCCTCCGCAGCTTCGGCGGCAGCCTTCAGCCAGCGGATGGTCGGGCCACCGAGCGCGAGCTGCGGCCAAGCCCTGTAGATGTCGGTGTTGCGCCGATAACGCTCCGGATCGGACGTCACCTTGTTGGTTTCGAAGGGCGTCGGCAATTTCGGGCGCGGCCCCCAGGCGGCATAGAGGCGGCCGAGGCCCAGCGCGCAGAATACCGCGCAGATGCGCCGCACCGTGGTTATCGAAACCGACAGGTCGGGTACGGCCAGGAAGGGGGCGATCAGCACCATGCGGCGGACCCGGTTGACCATCGAGGGCGAAGCGAGCAGCGCGATCACCGCTCCGGTCGAGTGGGCGAGAATGTAATAGGGGCCGCGGCAATCCGGCAGCACGATCTCCTCGAAGAACTGCTCGAGGTCGCTCGTATAGTCGCGGAAGCTGCGAACATAGCCGCGCTGCCGGTTGCGCAGCAGGCGGCTGGAATCACCCTGACCGCGCCAGTCGAGGATGGCGACGCCGAAGCCGCGCTCCGCGAGGTCGCGGATGGTCTCGAAATATTTCTCGATGCATTCGTTGCGGCCAGTCAGCAGCACAACCGTGCCTTGCAGCGGGCGGGCGACCGCGGCGAAGACGCCGTAGCGAATCTTCCTGCCGTCTCGGGTGGTGAAGAAGCCACCGGCAGCGTTCTTTGGCGGCGGATTGCCTTCAGTCAGATAGAAAAGATCCGTCATTCGGCGCTTCGTGATTGTTCTTTGCCCGAACGGGCCAGGCGTTGCCATGGTGATAGACGGCCATGCGCCAAAAGCAAAGGCGTCGCGGGGATTTGCGCGGCTTTCACAAAACAGCGAGGGCGTGAAACGGTAAGGCCGGAAGCGCCTGCGGCGCGCTTCCGGCCTCTGTCGATCCGGGAGGAAGGGACGTTGCACCCGGTTCGGCCTGGTCGCGGCGTCCCGATCGAGGCGCCGCATGTCCGTAATCCTGGCTGCAGCTTAGCGTCACGTGGCTGAACGGATGCCGAAGCCTCGGTTCATCTGGCGTTCATCGGGCAGACGGATCGAAAGGAACTTGACCGCGCAAAGTTCTTGAAAAGGCCTTTTCCGCTTCCCAAATTGAGATTGCGGCCGCCGATCGTCGGGGCCGCTGGCCCATCCGGAACGCCTTTCGAGGGTTTCGCACCGGGTCAAACGCAAACCATGTTGCTCAACAGGAGAACACCTCATGCGTCACGTTGATTTTTCCCCGCTTTATCGCTCGACCGTCGGCTTCGACCGTCTGTTCACCATGCTCGACTCGCTCGGCCAGCCCGAGAGCGCGCAGACCTATCCGCCCTACAACATCGAGCGCACCGGCGAGAACGCCTATCGCATTTCGATGGCGGTTGCCGGCTTCTCGGAGGACGAGATCTCGATCGAGGCGCACCGTAACGTGCTGACCGTCAAGGGCGAGCGCAAGGAAGAGAACAACGGCGAGGTTTCCGAGCTGCTCTATCGCGGCATTGCCTCGCGGGCCTTTGAGCGCCGCTTCCAGCTCGCCGACCATGTCGAGGTCGAGGGCGCCACGCTGAAGAATGGCCTGCTCTTCGTCGACCTCAAGCGCAACATCCCCGAGGAGTTGAAGCCGCGCAAGATCGCGATCACCTCGTCTTCGGACAAGGCCAAGCAGATCGAGGCCAAGGCCGCCGCGTGATCCGCAGGCTCCATCTGGAATATGTCTCCCTCCCGAGACGGAAGCGGCGCCGAGAGGCGCCGCTTTTTTGTCGGGCCGGCTACGCTTTTTCGCCGAATCGCTCCGAATATGGATTTTCGCGCAATTCCGGACGGAAAACCGCTGCGCATTTTTCCTGGAATTGCTCCCTATTCAACCAGCAAGTGACCAAGCCGGTCGATCTCTTCCGTCGTGGTCGCGAAGCTCGCGACGAAGCGGTAGATCGCTTCATTGTCGCCGAGATGGCCGTCGAAAGCCAGCGGCACGCCCCACTCATAGAATTTGGCGCCGGCGGCCTGCAGCCTGTCGGCAAGAGCGCGGTCGAGGATCGCGAACACTTCGTTGGCCTGCGGCAGCCAGGCGAGCCTGCCTGCAGGGGCGTCCTCGATCGTCTCGGCCAGATGCGCCGCCATCGCATTGGCGTGGCGCGCCATCCGCAGCCACAAATCATCGGCGAGATAGGCTTCGAACTGGGCCGAGATGAAGCGCGCCTTGGAAAAGGTCTGCCCGGCGCGCTGGCGTAGGAGGCGCAGATCGCGGCCGACTTCCGGGTTGAGGATCACCACCGCATCGGCCATCCAGCAGCCATTCTTGGTGCCGCCGAAAGAGATGAGGTCGACGCCGCTCTTCCAGGTCATCTCCGCCGGCGTGACGTCGGTCGCGGCAATCGCATTGGCAAAGCGCGCGCCGTCCATATGCAGCGGCAGTTTGTGGCGATGGCTGACCTCGGCGATCGCCTTGATGTCGTCGACCGTATAGACGGTGCCGACCTCGGTCGCCTGGGTGATCGTCACCGCCATCGGCTGGCCGCCCGGAGCGAGGTCCTGCGAATAGCGTTTGATCGCCTTGTCCAGAGCCTGCGGGTTGATGCGGCCCAGGGGACCTGGAACGGGCGCGACGCGCGCGCCGCCGGTGTAAAAACCCATCGCGCCGAACTCGTCGACATTCATATGCGCTTCGGAATGGCAAAGCGCGATGCCGCCGATACGGTTCAGCGCCGCCATCGAGAGCGCGTTGGCTGCTGTGCCGGTGGCGACGAAAAAAACCTGAACTTCGCGTTCGAAGATCTCGCTGAAGCGGCGGTAGACGGCGCGGTCGAGATCGCCGTCGCCATAGGCGGTCGCGGTGCCGGCGGCATGACGCGACAGGTTCGCCGCAATGTCGGGATGGACGCCCGCCCAGTTGTCGGATGCAAAGAACATCGAAAGGTCCGTGTCGTGATTTGGCAAAAGCGGCGCGACTTGACTGCTTCGGCGCGAGATGCGCAAGGGCCAATCGTTCGCAAAGTGGTGAAGCCAGCCGGCGACCACACCGGCTGGGATCAAAGCTTACGTTTGGCGATGCCGTCACGAAATTTTGTGTCGCGGCGAGGCCAAGATTTTTGTGAATCGGTCTTGTGCGGGTTCCCGATTTCTGTCATAAAAAATTTAGGACAGTAGTGCTGTCTTATTTTGTCGCACAAAACAGGCTGGACTGGCGTATCATCGCTGCCATTCCGGCCATTGTCGCGAGCGGCGGGTAGACGGCTCCGCTCTGACCTGTACGATACCGGATGCGAACCGGGCGTATGGCCGCATGGTTCGGCAAGACTTTCGCGAGACGTGCAGCAAGGATGAAGGGAAGCATTCTCGCTTCCCAAGGCAAACCAGCGCCCTGAGGGAAATCACCGCGCAAGGGTGCGGAATGGAGGATAGGACGATGACGGAACTGACGCCATCTGCGATCAACGGCCAGGCCGCGCAGACGAAAGCGGCAGCCGTCAAAAATCCGACTCGCCCGACCAACCGCTTGACCGCGCAAGGGCTCTACGATCCGCGCAACGAGCACGATGCCTGCGGCGTCGGCTTCATCGCCAACATGAAGGGCGTGAAGTCGCACCGGATCGTCGAGGACGGTCTGGCGATGCTGGAAAACCTCACCCACCGCGGCGCCGTCGGCGCCGATCCGCTGGTCGGCGACGGCGCCGGCGTGCTGGTGCAGATTCCGGACCAGTTCTTCCGCGAGGAAATGGCGGCAAAGGGCGTCGAACTGCCGCCGGCCGGCCAGTACGGCGTCGGCCACTGGTTCATGCCGCAGGACGCGGCACTTCGCGCCCATATCGAAGACATCATCGCCGAATCGGCGCAGTCCGAAGGTCTGCCGCTCATCGGCTTCCGCGACGTGCCGGTCGACAATTCGTCGCTGTCGAAAGCGCCGGAGATCGTCGCGTCCGAGCCGTTCCATCGTCAGGTGTTCATCGGCCGCACGGCCGACATTCCGGACGACGAGGAATATGAGGCAAGGCTCTACCTGCTGCGCAAGGTGATCTCGGGCCGCATCTATGCCGAGAACGACAACAAGGACATCGGGGCCTATTGCGTGTCGCTGTCGGCGCGCACCATCGTCTACAAGGGCATGTTCCTCGCCTACCAGGTCGGGGCCTATTACAAGGACCTCAAGGATCCGGGCTTCGAGACGGCGCTGATCCTCGTCCATCAACGCTTCTCGACCAACACCTTCCCGTCGTGGAAGCTCGCGCATCCCTACCGCATGGTCGCGCATAACGGCGAGATCAACACGGTGCGCGGCAACAACAACTGGATGGCGGCGCGTCAGGCGTCCGTCGATTCCGAGCTGTTCGGCAACAACATCTCGAAGCTCTGGCCGATCTCCTACGAAGGCCAGTCGGACACGGCGTGCTTCGACAACGCGCTCGAGTTCCTGTTCCAGGGCGGCTACAGCTTAAGCCACGCCATGATGATGCTGATCCCGGAAGCCTGGGCCGGCAACAAGCTCATGGACGCCGACCGCAAGGCCTTCTACGAGTACCACGCCGCGCTGATGGAGCCGTGGGACGGCCCGGCTGCGGTCGTCTTCACCGACGGCCGCCAGATCGGCGCCACGCTCGACCGCAACGGCCTGCGCCCGGCGCGTTACATCGTCACCGATGACGATCGCGTCATCATGGCTTCGGAGGCCGGCGTGCTGCCGGTGCCGGAGGAGAGGATCGTGCAGAAGTGGCGGCTGCAGCCCGGCCGCATGCTCCTGATCGACCTCGCCAAGGGCCGCATCGTCTCCGACGAGGAGATCAAGTCGGAGATCGCGACCAGGCACCCCTACAAGACCTGGCTCGCCAACACGCAGCTCATCCTGGAGGATTTGAAGCCGGTCGAGCCGCGCGCCTTGCGCAAGGACGTCAGCCTGCTCGATCGCCAGCAGGCCTTCGGCTACACGCAGGAAGACACCAAGCTTCTGATGGCGCCGATGGCGACCACCGGCCAGGAAGCGGTCGGCTCGATGGGCACAGACACGCCGATCTCGGCGATGTCGGACAAGTCGAAGCTGCTCTACACCTATTTCAAGCAGAACTTCGCCCAGGTCACCAATCCGCCGATCGACCCGATCCGCGAGGAGCTGGTGATGAGCCTGGTATCCTTCATCGGGCCGCGGCCGAACATCTTCGACCTGGTCGGCACGTCGCGCCGCAAGCGGCTCGAAGTGCGCCAGCCGATCCTGACCAATGGCGATCTCGAGAAGATCCGCTCCATCGGCCACACCGAGGACCGTTTCGACACCAAGACGATCGACATCACCTACGGCTCGAACGAAGGCGCGGCAGGCATGCAGGGCGCCATCGACAGGCTCTGCGAGCGGGCCGAGGCGGCGGTCGCCGGCGGCTACAACATCATCATCCTGTCGGACCGTCAGGTCGGGCCGGACCGGATCGCCATTCCCGTGCTTCTCGCCACCGCGGCGGTGCATCACCACTTGATCCGCAAGGGCCTGCGCACCTCCGTTGGCCTGGTCGTGGAATCCGGCGAGCCGCGCGAGGTGCACCATTTCTGCTGCCTGGCCGGCTACGGCGCCGAGGCGATCAACCCCTATCTCGCCTTCGACACGTTGCTCGACATGCACAAGCGCGGCGAGCTGCCGGCGGAGGTCGACGAATATGAAGTCGTCTCCCGCTACATCAAGTCGATCGGCAAGGGCATCCTCAAGGTGATGTCCAAGATGGGCATCTCCACCTATCAGTCCTATTGCGGCGCGCAGATCTTCGACGCCATCGGGCTCAAGTCGGATTTCGTCGAGAAGTATTTCACCGGCACCGCGACGCTGATCGAAGGCGTCGGATTGGACGAGATCGCGACCGAGACGCTCAGCCGCCACACCGACGCCTTCGGCAACGACCCGGTGTTGCGCAACAACCTCGATGTCGGCGGCGAGTACATGTTCCGCATGCGCGGCGAGGCGCATATGTGGTCGCCGGACGCGGTGGCCACCCTGCAGCACGCCGTGCGCCAGGGCTCCTGGGACACGTTCAAGGAATATTCGGCGCAGATCGACAGCGCGACAGCCAGAGCACGGACCATTCGCGGTCTGTTCAAGATCAAGCTGGCCGAGGAAACCGGCCGCAAGAAGGTCGCGATCGACGACGTCATGCCGGCGGCCGAGATCGTCAAGCGTTTCTCGACCGGGGCGATGTCCTTCGGTTCGATTTCCAGGGAAGCGCACACAACGCTGGCGCGCGCCATGAACACCATCGGCGGCAAGTCGAACACCGGCGAGGGCGGCGAAGAGGCCGACCGTTATCTTCCGCTGCCCGGCGGCGGCAAGAACCCGGAACGCTCGGCGATCAAGCAGGTCGCTTCGGGCCGGTTCGGTGTGACGGCGGAATACCTGGTCAACTCCGACGTCATGCAGATCAAGGTCGCGCAGGGCGCCAAGCCGGGCGAGGGCGGGCAGCTGCCCGGACACAAGGTCGACGCCACCATCGCCAAGGTCAGGCATTCGACCCCCGGCGTCGGCCTGATCTCGCCGCCGCCGCACCACGACATCTACTCGATCGAGGATCTGGCGCAGCTGATCTACGACCTGAAGAACGTCAACCCGGCGGCCGATGTCTCGGTCAAGCTGGTGTCGGAGGTCGGCGTCGGCACGGTTGCCGCGGGCGTCGCCAAGGCGCGCGCCGACCACATCACCATCTCGGGCTACGACGGCGGCACCGGCGCTTCGCCGCTGACCTCGCTCAAGCATGCCGGCAGCCCGTGGGAAATGGGCCTCGCCGAGACGCATCAGACGCTGGTGCTCAACGGACTGCGCTCCCGTGTGGCGCTGCAGGTCGATGGCGGCCTGCGCACCGGGCGCGACGTCATCATCGGCGCGCTGCTCGGTGCCGACGAGTTCGGCTTCTCGACCGCGCCGCTCATCGCGGCCGGCTGCATCATGATGCGCAAGTGCCACTTGAACACCTGCCCGGTCGGCGTGGCGACGCAGGATCCGGTGCTGCGCAAGCGCTTCAAGGGCACGCCCGAGCACGTCATCAACTTCTTCTTCTACGTGGCGGAAGAGGTACGCGCGCTGCTCGCCGAAATGGGCTTCACCCACCTCGACCAGATCATCGGCGACACCGACCTGTTGGAGAAGCGCGACGTGATCCAGCACTGGAAGGCGCGCGGGCTCGACTTCTCGAAGATGTTCTTCAAGCCCGACGCGCCGCATGAGGCGCTGCACTGGACCGAGCGGCAGAAGCATCCGATCGACGACGTGCTCGACCGCAAGCTGATCGAGCTGGCGAAGCCGGCGCTGGAAGCCAAGCAGCCCGTCACCATCGAGCTGCCGATCCGCAATGTCGACCGTTCGACGGGCGCGATGCTGTCGGGCGAAGTCGCCAAGCGCTTCAAGCACAAGGGTCTGCGCGAGGATACGATCACCGTCAAGCTCACCGGCACGGCCGGCCAGTCCTTCGGCGCGTTCCTGGCACGTGGCGTCTCCTTCGATCTGGTCGGCGCCGGCAACGACTATGTCGGCAAGGGCCTGTCGGGCGGCCGCATCGTCATCCGTCCGCCGCAAGAGGCCAAGATCATAGCCGCTGAATCGATCATCGTCGGCAACACGGTGCTCTATGGCGCCACCGAGGGCGAGGCCTATTTCGCCGGCGTCGCCGGCGAGCGCTTCGCGGTGCGCAATTCCGGCGTCGTCACCGTCGTCGAAGGCGTCGGCGACCATGGCTGCGAATACATGACCGGCGGCATCGTCGTCGTCATCGGCAAAACGGGGCGCAACTTCGCCGCCGGCATGTCGGGCGGCGTCGCTTACGTGCTCGACGAGAAGGGCGATTTCGCCGAGCGCTGCAACATGGCGATGGTCGAGCTGGAGCCGGTTCCGGAAGAGGACGAC
The window above is part of the Mesorhizobium sp. WSM4904 genome. Proteins encoded here:
- the hisN gene encoding histidinol-phosphatase encodes the protein MDISIDFMRRIARAAAAETLPRFRSQGAVANKLAESFDPVTEADREAERAIRALIAAEYPDHGILGEEHGSENLSSRHVWVIDPIDGTRAFISGLPVWGTLVGLTVDGDAVAGLMSQPFTGELFYANASGSHYEGPGGPRELTTRKTTDLSKATLFTTTPALFKGEARSRYDQFEKQVQLARYGTDCYAFAMIAAGSVDIVADPGLKPYDIVALIPIIEKAGGVVTTFEGGPAENGGDILAAATPELHAAAMAALRG
- a CDS encoding low specificity L-threonine aldolase; translated protein: MFFASDNWAGVHPDIAANLSRHAAGTATAYGDGDLDRAVYRRFSEIFEREVQVFFVATGTAANALSMAALNRIGGIALCHSEAHMNVDEFGAMGFYTGGARVAPVPGPLGRINPQALDKAIKRYSQDLAPGGQPMAVTITQATEVGTVYTVDDIKAIAEVSHRHKLPLHMDGARFANAIAATDVTPAEMTWKSGVDLISFGGTKNGCWMADAVVILNPEVGRDLRLLRQRAGQTFSKARFISAQFEAYLADDLWLRMARHANAMAAHLAETIEDAPAGRLAWLPQANEVFAILDRALADRLQAAGAKFYEWGVPLAFDGHLGDNEAIYRFVASFATTTEEIDRLGHLLVE
- a CDS encoding response regulator; translated protein: MARILLAEDDDDMRRFLVKALERAGYQVSDFDNGASAYERLREEPFSLLLTDIVMPEMDGIELARRATEIDPDLKVMFITGFAAVALNPDSKAPKDAKVLSKPFHLRDLVNEVEKMLQAA
- a CDS encoding alpha/beta hydrolase produces the protein MTDLFYLTEGNPPPKNAAGGFFTTRDGRKIRYGVFAAVARPLQGTVVLLTGRNECIEKYFETIRDLAERGFGVAILDWRGQGDSSRLLRNRQRGYVRSFRDYTSDLEQFFEEIVLPDCRGPYYILAHSTGAVIALLASPSMVNRVRRMVLIAPFLAVPDLSVSITTVRRICAVFCALGLGRLYAAWGPRPKLPTPFETNKVTSDPERYRRNTDIYRAWPQLALGGPTIRWLKAAAEAAEAVSDPDFMARIQVPMLIVAAGADQVVSTKAVESYARRLRVGSLLMIDGAHHEILQEKDLFREQLLAAFDAFIPGTGDAV
- a CDS encoding Hsp20 family protein; this encodes MRHVDFSPLYRSTVGFDRLFTMLDSLGQPESAQTYPPYNIERTGENAYRISMAVAGFSEDEISIEAHRNVLTVKGERKEENNGEVSELLYRGIASRAFERRFQLADHVEVEGATLKNGLLFVDLKRNIPEELKPRKIAITSSSDKAKQIEAKAAA
- a CDS encoding N-formylglutamate amidohydrolase, which encodes MAVLRNDAVLDPGSFKLKTAAEDFSVVPPFEIRSGAEQRVPFLFNSPHSGRHYPERFLAMARLDRNAIRRSEDCYVDELFGGAVALGAPMLAANFPRAYLDVNREPWELDPRMFAEPVPSFCNIRSARVAGGLGTVPKLVGEGLDIYPGRLPLAEAVGRIEAVYKPYHETLKRLLTRTHARFGYAVLIDCHSMPASIRVGDNGARPDFIIGDRFGISASAALTETAIGLLTGMGYAVAHNKPYAGGFITEHYGRPARHLHALQIEVNRGLYMNERTFQKSAGFDTLADNLTRFSAELMSMPDHNFVDLPLAAE
- a CDS encoding site-specific integrase, translated to MATIRKHRNKYQVQVRRTGVAPSTKTFTLLADAKEWARHQERLADRAELGPDRKELERITLAKLVQRYIDEIVPVKKGAEIERIVLEAFLRHKICKKRLSELTTADFATYRDERLKTITTKSLKRQIAPLSNMFEIARLDWNLPLRSNPLTDLALKVTDNKRDRRLREGEFAKLLEAGRKTRNPLLIPIVRLALETAMRRGEIIALRFRDVDIERCTATIRDSKNGHSRTIPLSLLAVEILETRIAAMNDKARVQNARIFPITPVAVRLAWDKLAKRAKVDDLHFHDLRHEAISRFFEKGLTVPEVASISGHRDIRMLLRYAHADRGKLAQKLN